In the genome of Luteitalea sp., one region contains:
- a CDS encoding FtsX-like permease family protein → MNGIRWVDGLAQDLRYVRRQLRRSPGSGIVPMLMMALGIGATTTLFSLTYGVLLKPLPWSEPDRIVRLQETRGGSPGRVPWTISNTTYHAWRERPATIEGIGGWMRSQLMTMTVGSGEVERLVVGRVTPSLLRVLRVQPRAGRLFAEDEATAREAAGVVVLAFGLWQRRFGGDPDVIGRTLRLDDRLLTIVGVMEEDLAFPDRETQAWLPLEIARVRTGADVIPGQIFNAVARLRDGVTAQQAASEATARGRAAPSLGTAGVALFGSSGAIAVAAMPARDALTADVRPALIVLLAAVGLIFSTALASVLVLQASRAMKRRREMAVRMAIGAGAGRLARQWLVESATLGVGGGTVGLLVAAGLHRLLPVVLPPDFPRMDEVAIDTQVAGFASVLTLAAIIACGLVPALQVRDQSLIESLAGDATAPGPGAATTRSTRVLTAMMVAQVAIACVLLVGTVLLARSFTALLAADRGFNPHDVLTAHLTTKKTPFALLSGGVERAQQRLQALPAVVDVGFGNALPFVTTGGLGGFTMPSPKDPDSKVQVQTLMRTVSPEYFPALGLRVIAGRALDRADTASSRPVVVVNRTFAAQYLDVDPIGTVLPIAIGARREWEVVGVVDEVRQGGLSGLAPAAFGGVADPPQPEMFFTYSQSPDNAVSELAYVIRGGASSASLAPMLRAILREEAPSLAIDSVMTMEDRVMHSLARPRTYAVLLGGFALFAVAIAAVGLFGVMSYIATQRTREIGIRTALGAQPHDIMRLVTREALAIYTGGLVIGLAAAFFLVKSLAPLLYGVSIHDATSFIAVPIILSVVVAVACVVPARRATRVSPLVALRHE, encoded by the coding sequence ATGAACGGCATCCGGTGGGTGGACGGGTTGGCCCAGGATCTCCGGTACGTGCGCCGGCAGCTTCGACGTAGCCCCGGTTCCGGCATCGTGCCGATGCTGATGATGGCCCTTGGCATTGGCGCCACGACCACCCTGTTCAGTCTGACCTACGGCGTGCTGCTCAAACCGCTTCCCTGGTCGGAGCCCGATCGGATCGTCCGTCTGCAGGAGACGCGTGGCGGCAGTCCAGGCCGCGTCCCATGGACGATCAGCAATACGACCTATCACGCCTGGCGCGAACGGCCCGCCACCATCGAGGGGATCGGCGGCTGGATGCGCAGCCAGTTGATGACGATGACGGTCGGAAGCGGAGAGGTCGAGCGGCTGGTTGTCGGCAGGGTGACCCCCAGCCTGCTCCGCGTATTGCGGGTGCAGCCGAGGGCCGGCCGACTGTTTGCCGAAGACGAGGCAACGGCACGCGAAGCCGCGGGAGTCGTCGTGCTCGCATTTGGACTCTGGCAACGTCGCTTCGGCGGTGACCCAGACGTGATCGGCCGAACCTTGCGCCTTGACGATCGCTTACTGACCATCGTGGGGGTCATGGAAGAAGACCTCGCCTTCCCCGACCGCGAGACGCAAGCCTGGCTGCCGCTAGAGATTGCGCGAGTCAGGACCGGCGCCGACGTGATTCCGGGCCAGATCTTCAACGCAGTGGCGCGCTTGCGGGACGGCGTCACGGCGCAACAGGCGGCGAGCGAAGCGACGGCGCGTGGACGCGCCGCGCCGAGCCTCGGAACGGCCGGCGTGGCGCTGTTTGGCAGCAGCGGCGCCATTGCGGTCGCCGCGATGCCTGCACGCGACGCCCTCACTGCCGACGTGCGCCCCGCGCTGATTGTGCTCCTGGCCGCTGTCGGCCTCATCTTCTCAACCGCCCTCGCGAGCGTACTCGTGCTCCAGGCCTCCCGCGCGATGAAGCGGCGCCGGGAGATGGCCGTGCGCATGGCGATCGGCGCCGGCGCGGGACGCCTCGCACGCCAGTGGCTGGTCGAGAGCGCAACCCTCGGCGTCGGCGGCGGGACTGTCGGTCTACTGGTCGCCGCAGGGCTTCATCGGCTCCTGCCGGTGGTTCTACCGCCCGATTTTCCGCGCATGGACGAAGTGGCCATCGATACGCAAGTCGCAGGCTTTGCGAGTGTCCTGACCCTTGCGGCCATCATCGCCTGCGGGCTCGTGCCTGCGCTCCAGGTGCGAGACCAAAGCCTCATCGAGTCGCTGGCGGGAGACGCCACGGCCCCTGGGCCGGGCGCGGCGACCACGCGCTCGACGCGCGTCCTCACGGCGATGATGGTGGCGCAGGTCGCCATCGCGTGCGTGCTGCTCGTCGGGACGGTACTCCTCGCGCGCAGCTTCACGGCACTCTTGGCCGCCGACCGAGGCTTCAATCCGCACGACGTGCTCACGGCGCATCTCACAACCAAAAAGACGCCGTTCGCGTTGCTGTCGGGCGGGGTCGAGCGTGCACAACAGCGTCTGCAGGCGCTGCCTGCCGTCGTGGACGTGGGCTTCGGCAACGCACTGCCGTTCGTCACGACAGGAGGATTGGGCGGGTTCACGATGCCTTCCCCGAAGGATCCCGACTCCAAGGTCCAGGTTCAGACGCTGATGCGAACGGTCAGTCCCGAGTATTTCCCCGCACTGGGCCTCCGCGTGATTGCCGGACGCGCGCTTGATCGAGCAGACACGGCGTCCTCGAGGCCTGTGGTCGTGGTGAACAGGACGTTCGCGGCGCAGTACCTTGACGTCGATCCCATCGGCACCGTCCTTCCGATCGCCATCGGTGCACGCCGCGAATGGGAAGTCGTTGGTGTGGTAGACGAGGTTCGACAGGGTGGACTGAGTGGCCTTGCGCCCGCGGCATTTGGCGGTGTGGCAGACCCTCCACAGCCGGAGATGTTCTTTACCTATAGCCAGTCGCCTGACAACGCAGTATCGGAGCTCGCGTACGTCATTCGTGGCGGCGCCAGTTCGGCCAGTCTCGCACCCATGCTTCGAGCCATCCTGCGGGAAGAAGCTCCATCGCTTGCCATCGATTCCGTGATGACGATGGAGGATCGCGTGATGCACAGCCTTGCGAGGCCACGCACCTACGCGGTGCTACTCGGCGGATTTGCGCTGTTCGCCGTCGCAATCGCCGCGGTGGGCCTGTTCGGCGTGATGTCCTACATCGCGACGCAGCGGACACGGGAGATCGGTATCCGTACAGCGCTCGGCGCCCAGCCGCACGACATCATGCGCCTCGTGACAAGAGAGGCGCTGGCAATCTACACCGGCGGGCTCGTGATCGGCCTGGCTGCGGCGTTCTTCCTGGTGAAGTCATTGGCCCCGCTGCTCTACGGCGTGTCCATTCATGACGCGACGAGCTTCATCGCCGTGCCCATCATTCTGAGCGTCGTTGTCGCCGTTGCCTGTGTCGTGCCCGCACGTCGAGCGACGCGCGTGAGTCCGTTGGTGGCCTTGCGACATGAATAA
- a CDS encoding FtsX-like permease family protein, which yields MGLNLGRGNPERLRAAAVTPGFFAALNVTPAVGRAFTDADLKATDRIAVISYRLWQRRFQSDPSVVGQTITLNGREFSISGVMPERVEFPEASDVWIPRASDPQVASQVATPAFVARLAPHVTPSSAREEVLRLIQRGPMTRQDARSSSLKVTPLREALVGDVRPVLVLLVAAALLVLLVACLNTASLLLTRVSAREREFAVRRAIGASTLRLVRQVSSESLLLAAVAALVAMPIAFWTLDAIRIFIPAGLYGGRTAAIDVRALAVLGLLSLAAAGLIGLAPSVSAQRRAAIALRVSSSTTESRGWRRFRSALVTLEIAMAVAILIAATTIVKTVGALTAVDLGARNETAVVMEITLPRATYSSTDQIRRFYERLREELQPVPGVQAVGATNHLPGSRTMITPSQPMALEGQALPATNSVRDALRLSATTGYFSALGIDVLAGRAFTDADRASALRTAIVSEGYVRALGMQPRDILGRRVSAGLDSEQWAEVVGVVRDVRMRGPESDLEPAVYVPFAQTPINATGFVVVRAGSRFQDAVPSIRAAVARVDASLPLYNLQTFGQVRSEYLATRHFTMTTMVAFGSVAFGLAALGLYGIVSYLVRLRTREIAIRIAIGATSAVVRRQVIGEGALHAAAGIGIGLATALELWAVVSAHVPGLGQVDATVLAVVCALVFIVSIGAAWFPARRAARIDPLVALQSD from the coding sequence GTGGGCTTGAACCTCGGGCGTGGAAATCCGGAGCGACTGCGTGCCGCCGCCGTGACGCCAGGATTCTTCGCTGCGCTCAACGTCACGCCAGCCGTTGGCCGAGCGTTCACCGATGCGGACCTGAAGGCGACCGATCGGATCGCGGTCATCAGCTATCGCCTCTGGCAACGGCGATTTCAGTCAGACCCATCGGTGGTGGGCCAGACGATCACTCTGAATGGCCGAGAGTTCTCAATCAGCGGCGTCATGCCAGAACGCGTCGAGTTTCCCGAAGCATCCGACGTCTGGATTCCTCGAGCGTCTGATCCTCAGGTCGCGTCCCAGGTTGCGACCCCGGCGTTCGTGGCTCGGCTGGCGCCGCACGTGACTCCTTCCAGCGCCAGGGAGGAGGTGCTTCGGTTGATTCAACGGGGACCGATGACGAGGCAGGATGCTCGGTCGTCAAGTCTGAAGGTCACTCCGCTTCGGGAAGCCCTCGTCGGGGACGTTCGTCCAGTGCTCGTTCTCCTTGTGGCCGCAGCGCTTTTGGTCTTGCTCGTCGCCTGTCTGAACACCGCAAGCCTCCTGCTCACCCGCGTCAGCGCACGTGAACGGGAGTTCGCCGTGCGACGCGCGATTGGTGCCTCGACACTGCGTCTGGTCAGGCAGGTGTCGAGCGAGAGTCTGCTCCTCGCGGCTGTTGCAGCGCTGGTCGCCATGCCAATTGCATTCTGGACGTTGGACGCTATTCGGATATTCATTCCGGCAGGGCTGTATGGTGGACGCACGGCCGCTATCGACGTTCGAGCGCTCGCCGTTCTCGGTCTTCTATCGCTCGCAGCCGCGGGCCTCATTGGGTTAGCGCCGTCCGTCTCCGCTCAGCGGCGTGCGGCGATTGCCCTTCGGGTCAGCTCATCGACCACAGAGAGCAGAGGATGGCGACGGTTTCGGAGCGCTCTGGTCACACTGGAGATTGCGATGGCCGTTGCTATCCTCATTGCCGCCACGACGATCGTCAAGACGGTTGGTGCGTTAACGGCCGTCGATCTTGGCGCTCGGAATGAAACGGCCGTCGTGATGGAGATCACCCTTCCAAGGGCGACATACTCGTCTACCGACCAGATCCGTCGCTTCTACGAGCGCCTTCGCGAGGAGCTGCAACCAGTGCCAGGCGTTCAAGCGGTCGGGGCTACCAACCATCTTCCCGGGAGCCGGACGATGATTACGCCGTCGCAGCCGATGGCGCTCGAAGGACAGGCCCTCCCGGCAACCAATAGCGTTCGCGATGCCCTGCGCCTGTCGGCAACCACTGGTTACTTTTCGGCGCTCGGGATTGATGTACTGGCCGGTCGAGCGTTCACTGACGCGGATCGTGCGAGCGCCTTGCGAACAGCAATCGTGAGTGAAGGCTATGTGCGGGCATTGGGCATGCAGCCTCGCGACATTCTCGGCCGCCGGGTGAGCGCCGGCCTGGACAGCGAGCAATGGGCCGAAGTTGTTGGGGTCGTCCGCGACGTCAGAATGCGCGGTCCCGAAAGTGATCTCGAACCAGCCGTCTACGTGCCATTCGCACAAACCCCCATCAACGCGACTGGTTTTGTTGTCGTGCGCGCCGGATCGCGTTTCCAAGACGCCGTACCCTCGATTCGCGCGGCTGTTGCCCGCGTGGACGCGAGCCTCCCTCTTTACAATCTTCAGACATTCGGCCAGGTCCGGTCGGAGTATTTGGCGACGCGGCACTTCACGATGACCACGATGGTCGCCTTCGGGAGTGTTGCGTTCGGCCTCGCGGCGTTGGGACTGTACGGGATTGTCAGCTACCTCGTGCGTCTCCGCACACGCGAGATCGCAATTCGAATTGCCATCGGTGCAACATCCGCTGTCGTACGGCGCCAAGTGATTGGCGAAGGGGCACTGCACGCGGCGGCCGGTATCGGGATCGGGCTAGCCACGGCTCTCGAGCTGTGGGCGGTCGTTTCGGCTCATGTTCCAGGCCTTGGGCAAGTTGACGCCACGGTTTTGGCGGTCGTGTGTGCGCTGGTGTTCATCGTCTCGATCGGCGCGGCCTGGTTTCCTGCGAGGCGAGCCGCGCGCATTGATCCGCTGGTGGCACTGCAGTCGGATTAG
- a CDS encoding FtsX-like permease family protein, giving the protein MLARTDGDPRDLVPVIKAAVHGADPYTPVEEITTIAEIRRTTQLAQTRITAALLSIFALVALAITLAGIGGVIGTSVSQRTREFGLRMALGASRLAVLRLVLRQGLTLAIIGIVLGVASAYFFGRLLASFLFETPGADPIALAAVAALFLVATVLATAGPARRATAIDPLHALKVE; this is encoded by the coding sequence CTGCTTGCTCGCACCGATGGTGATCCGCGAGACCTGGTGCCCGTCATCAAGGCTGCAGTCCACGGCGCCGACCCGTACACACCGGTGGAAGAAATCACGACGATTGCCGAGATCCGGCGGACGACGCAACTGGCCCAGACGAGAATCACGGCCGCACTCCTCTCGATCTTCGCCTTGGTCGCCCTGGCGATCACGCTGGCGGGCATCGGCGGGGTCATCGGCACCAGCGTCAGCCAGCGGACCCGCGAGTTCGGCCTGCGGATGGCGCTCGGTGCGAGCCGCCTTGCCGTGCTGCGGCTCGTGCTGCGCCAGGGCCTGACATTGGCGATCATCGGGATCGTGCTGGGCGTGGCCAGCGCGTACTTCTTCGGTCGCCTCCTCGCGAGCTTCCTCTTCGAAACGCCGGGCGCCGATCCAATTGCGCTCGCGGCGGTCGCAGCGCTGTTTCTCGTCGCGACCGTCCTTGCGACAGCCGGCCCTGCCCGCCGTGCGACAGCGATCGATCCGCTCCATGCGCTGAAGGTCGAGTAA
- a CDS encoding GNAT family N-acetyltransferase — protein MLQQVSIPPLAPTIEWGTLRLRPLRSNDAASLLAYLVDPVVIEHTSYPVQSRRSVEVLIEKSQQGYADRSSCKWALARISDDVVIGTCGFDNWVPEHAWAEFTVLVLAPQGLGDSGGMSGGDSPKLLIQRDMCELPPAVSANFDTLGVPLLAGQDFRPSDTPESPPVAIISQSMAKLWKGADPVGRRFTARDFDGERTFTVIAVAAVYRLYDVEQENPAQYYRAVVSHPVGASACLLAPMVIRETWCPSSRLQSTAPTRTHRWKKSRRLPRSGGRRNWPRRESRPHSSRSSPWSPWRSRWRASAGSSAPASASGPASSACGWRSVRAALPCCGSCCARA, from the coding sequence ATGCTGCAACAAGTGAGCATTCCGCCGCTTGCACCAACTATCGAATGGGGGACGCTGCGGCTTCGACCGCTGCGATCGAACGATGCCGCGAGCCTATTGGCTTACCTCGTGGATCCCGTTGTTATCGAGCACACCAGCTACCCAGTTCAGAGCCGCCGTTCCGTCGAGGTCCTGATCGAGAAGTCCCAACAGGGGTACGCCGACCGCAGCTCCTGCAAATGGGCGCTGGCAAGGATTTCAGATGACGTAGTGATCGGCACGTGCGGCTTTGACAACTGGGTGCCTGAGCACGCATGGGCCGAATTCACTGTTTTGGTACTTGCTCCTCAGGGTTTGGGCGATTCTGGGGGCATGAGCGGGGGAGACAGCCCTAAACTGTTGATACAGAGGGATATGTGCGAGCTGCCTCCTGCTGTCTCTGCCAACTTCGACACGCTGGGCGTGCCGCTGCTGGCCGGCCAAGACTTCCGGCCGAGCGACACGCCTGAATCGCCGCCAGTCGCCATCATCAGCCAGTCCATGGCGAAGCTCTGGAAGGGGGCGGACCCGGTCGGCCGGCGATTCACCGCCCGCGACTTCGACGGTGAGCGGACGTTCACCGTCATTGCCGTCGCCGCCGTCTACCGACTCTACGACGTCGAGCAGGAGAACCCGGCGCAGTACTATCGAGCGGTCGTCAGTCACCCGGTAGGGGCTTCCGCCTGCTTGCTCGCACCGATGGTGATCCGCGAGACCTGGTGCCCGTCATCAAGGCTGCAGTCCACGGCGCCGACCCGTACACACCGGTGGAAGAAATCACGACGATTGCCGAGATCCGGCGGACGACGCAACTGGCCCAGACGAGAATCACGGCCGCACTCCTCTCGATCTTCGCCTTGGTCGCCCTGGCGATCACGCTGGCGGGCATCGGCGGGGTCATCGGCACCAGCGTCAGCCAGCGGACCCGCGAGTTCGGCCTGCGGATGGCGCTCGGTGCGAGCCGCCTTGCCGTGCTGCGGCTCGTGCTGCGCCAGGGCCTGA
- a CDS encoding GNAT family N-acetyltransferase, translating to MKLGLTTEESGDTDVVLKRALPVESFLRIRRALPTDAAGIAAVLAAIAAERIHSAIDRAWTVEEERRYLESLSPREAFHVAVDARGIVGLQSLDLWSPLLESMTHVGQVGTFILPEWRGRGVGRQLWKATASFACDAGYRKLVIQVRGSNTAAQGYYRRLGFQDCGRLTRQVMIDGVEDDEVLMEFFVI from the coding sequence CTGAAGCTGGGCCTCACTACCGAGGAATCCGGCGATACTGACGTGGTGTTGAAGCGAGCGCTGCCAGTGGAGTCCTTTCTGAGAATCAGACGAGCCCTTCCTACGGACGCCGCCGGAATCGCCGCTGTACTTGCGGCGATCGCTGCGGAACGGATCCATTCGGCCATCGATCGTGCCTGGACCGTCGAAGAGGAGCGGCGCTATTTGGAGTCGCTCTCACCGCGCGAGGCATTTCACGTGGCCGTCGATGCGCGAGGCATCGTTGGTCTTCAGAGTCTTGACTTGTGGTCACCGCTCCTCGAGTCGATGACGCATGTCGGTCAGGTCGGAACGTTCATTCTTCCGGAGTGGCGAGGGCGAGGCGTGGGCCGTCAACTGTGGAAGGCCACCGCGTCCTTCGCGTGTGACGCAGGTTATCGGAAACTCGTCATCCAGGTTCGCGGATCCAACACCGCCGCACAGGGGTACTACCGGCGTTTGGGGTTCCAGGACTGCGGCCGGTTAACACGCCAGGTGATGATCGACGGTGTTGAGGACGACGAAGTGCTGATGGAGTTCTTCGTAATCTGA